The following proteins are co-located in the Dyadobacter chenwenxiniae genome:
- a CDS encoding cytochrome-c peroxidase, with translation MKKTIAIIIAFLSFVFLSLKVSTPGDSSIGVDDALRNFEMGVDDFVIANEQLYEAIEGLNADSASIISARNALKDCRRSYKRIAFFTSYFFASETRFYNGAPKFEVEEPTLELVEPMGLQQIEALLFEDDVLAGKSDLLIQSEAMLTSARDMHSLLFGIKINDAQILESVRIELIRITTLYISGYDAPMLKTGITETLEATNALQNALKPYFEANPDHSKSLALLISNSQNYLKAHQDFDSFNRMEYLTQFALPMQKEFGAFVSRLDLVINTTSHLNYEAPHIYSKNALKSWDDHRGDSMQKMALVDLGRTLFFDKSLSGDASTSCATCHQPGNYFADQLQKSPSMVRDSVLRRNTPTLMYAGWQHSQFWDGRVANLQDQIHNVFLNPLEMNGNAEALSGNVLQKDKYKKLINASFPGKNVQELGINEASEALAAFIKQLGPMDSPFDQYIAGDQTALTDRQVNGFNLFMGKAQCGTCHFPPFFNSLLPPLFDISEVEVLGVTATDDFEKPELDIDLGRFDLYKMRYYKGAFKTPTVRNSAKTAPYMHNGSFQSLAKVMDFYNKGGGRSLALEVEEQTLSSKPLNLSEPETEDIILFLESLTDSKPENQNFPN, from the coding sequence ATGAAGAAAACAATCGCAATTATCATCGCCTTTTTGAGCTTCGTATTCCTTTCTCTGAAAGTCAGTACGCCGGGGGATTCTTCAATTGGGGTTGACGATGCATTGCGCAATTTTGAGATGGGAGTGGATGATTTTGTTATTGCAAATGAACAATTATATGAGGCTATTGAGGGCCTGAATGCAGATTCTGCTTCCATTATTAGTGCTCGAAATGCTTTGAAAGATTGTCGTCGCAGCTACAAGCGCATTGCGTTTTTTACGTCCTACTTTTTTGCGAGTGAGACACGCTTTTATAATGGTGCGCCGAAGTTTGAGGTAGAAGAACCGACATTGGAATTGGTGGAGCCGATGGGTTTGCAGCAGATCGAGGCGTTACTTTTTGAGGACGATGTGCTTGCCGGTAAAAGCGATCTGCTTATACAATCAGAGGCAATGCTAACTTCCGCCAGGGACATGCATTCGTTGCTTTTTGGTATCAAAATCAATGATGCGCAAATTCTGGAAAGTGTGCGGATTGAGCTGATACGCATCACGACATTGTATATTTCAGGTTATGATGCGCCAATGTTAAAAACCGGAATTACTGAAACATTGGAAGCGACTAATGCTTTACAGAATGCTCTGAAACCGTATTTTGAAGCAAATCCCGATCATAGCAAGTCACTGGCACTTTTAATCAGTAACTCTCAAAACTATTTAAAAGCCCACCAGGATTTCGATTCCTTTAACAGAATGGAGTATCTGACTCAGTTTGCCCTGCCTATGCAAAAGGAATTTGGTGCGTTTGTTTCCAGGCTAGACTTGGTGATCAATACAACATCACACCTGAATTATGAAGCACCACACATTTATAGTAAAAATGCGCTCAAAAGCTGGGATGATCATAGAGGCGATTCCATGCAAAAAATGGCACTGGTGGACCTCGGGAGAACATTATTTTTTGATAAATCACTCTCTGGGGACGCATCTACGAGCTGTGCAACTTGCCACCAACCTGGAAATTATTTTGCAGACCAGTTACAAAAAAGCCCATCGATGGTTCGCGATTCCGTGCTGAGGCGGAACACGCCAACATTAATGTATGCAGGCTGGCAGCATTCGCAATTCTGGGACGGTCGCGTTGCGAACCTGCAAGATCAGATCCACAATGTGTTTCTTAACCCATTGGAAATGAATGGGAATGCAGAAGCATTGAGTGGAAATGTGTTGCAAAAAGACAAGTATAAAAAGCTGATCAACGCTTCATTCCCGGGCAAAAATGTCCAAGAATTGGGAATCAATGAAGCTTCTGAGGCGCTGGCGGCTTTTATAAAGCAACTCGGCCCGATGGATTCACCATTTGACCAGTATATCGCGGGCGATCAGACTGCATTAACAGACCGGCAGGTGAACGGCTTCAACCTTTTTATGGGCAAAGCGCAATGTGGCACCTGCCATTTTCCACCGTTTTTTAATTCGCTGCTTCCGCCGCTTTTTGACATTTCGGAAGTGGAAGTACTGGGCGTTACGGCTACCGATGATTTCGAAAAACCGGAATTAGACATAGATCTGGGCCGTTTTGATTTGTACAAGATGCGTTACTACAAAGGCGCATTCAAAACGCCGACCGTCCGGAATTCGGCCAAAACGGCGCCTTACATGCACAATGGTTCGTTCCAATCTTTGGCCAAAGTCATGGATTTTTACAACAAAGGTGGCGGCAGAAGTTTGGCGCTGGAAGTGGAAGAACAGACATTATCTTCCAAACCATTGAATCTCTCAGAACCTGAAACCGAAGACATTATCCTATTCCTGGAATCCTTAACCGATTCAAAACCAGAAAATCAGAATTTCCCAAATTAA
- a CDS encoding tetratricopeptide repeat protein translates to MLIILIQILFLSTCSDVRADSPFRSGKNALSPDSSYIKIRKQLDLSLKNDDVTRAAICYQQIGDLLFEEGAMSQALSYYHKADGYFKKDTSLLNLGSNLNRIGRIYFKNSRSATALTNFREALRMYQIEGNHRGIAESYGYIGQVYEQKGAYDSSHIYQELALSEFKSLNDKSQIAYTYSRIGSIYEDQGKFQPALKYFLAAYRIYNEGPAKVELAAVLNNIGDTYRKMGNYHQALFYSKKAELLSARLHDNRQLSSAHRDLAKTFEQLGSFDSAYYYSEKSRLAYSKSYNTDSEKRLNLIQTLFDVQRKDNEILQLENKNRVSQIMTISVFVISILATFLGVSLLSRQRLKIRNSKDLYETRQKSMELELHNKHLHQEGLKAELELRSKELTSITLHMIKKNEVLEELKSKLASIVKDDKRDQRKELKQLLEQIDINSNQDKNWEDFRVVFEYVHKDFFEKLMKHSGLLTTTDLRFLALLKMNLNSADIATMLAVSQTSLRTTRYRLRKKLQLPEEASLQNFIHNL, encoded by the coding sequence TTGTTGATAATACTTATTCAAATACTTTTTCTTAGTACTTGCTCCGATGTACGTGCGGACTCACCATTCAGGTCAGGTAAAAACGCGTTATCTCCTGATTCGTCCTACATTAAAATCCGTAAACAGCTTGACCTGTCATTGAAAAATGATGATGTGACCAGGGCGGCTATCTGCTATCAGCAAATCGGCGATCTATTGTTTGAGGAAGGAGCCATGTCCCAGGCGCTTTCTTATTACCACAAAGCGGATGGTTATTTCAAAAAAGATACGAGCCTTTTAAATCTTGGCAGCAACCTGAACAGGATAGGCAGGATTTATTTTAAAAATAGCCGCAGTGCGACCGCGCTAACTAATTTCCGCGAAGCACTCCGCATGTATCAGATTGAAGGTAATCATAGAGGAATTGCAGAAAGTTATGGGTATATCGGTCAGGTATATGAACAAAAAGGAGCTTACGACAGCTCGCACATCTACCAGGAACTTGCATTGTCCGAGTTTAAAAGCCTGAATGATAAGAGTCAGATCGCTTATACATATTCACGTATTGGCAGCATTTATGAAGATCAGGGTAAATTCCAGCCAGCCTTAAAGTACTTCTTAGCAGCTTACAGAATATACAATGAAGGCCCTGCAAAAGTGGAACTTGCCGCGGTGCTTAATAACATTGGCGATACTTACCGTAAAATGGGCAACTATCACCAGGCATTGTTTTACAGCAAAAAAGCCGAGTTGTTGTCAGCCCGGCTTCATGATAACCGGCAACTTAGCAGCGCGCACCGCGATCTGGCGAAGACATTCGAACAGCTAGGCAGCTTTGATAGTGCATATTATTACAGTGAAAAATCAAGGCTTGCCTATTCGAAAAGCTATAATACGGATAGCGAAAAACGACTGAACCTGATTCAGACTCTCTTTGACGTCCAGCGCAAGGATAATGAAATTCTCCAACTGGAAAATAAAAACCGGGTAAGTCAGATCATGACTATTTCCGTATTTGTCATCAGCATTCTGGCTACATTTCTGGGTGTCAGTTTGCTTAGTCGCCAACGGTTGAAGATCAGGAATAGCAAAGACTTGTATGAAACCCGCCAGAAATCCATGGAGCTGGAACTGCACAACAAGCATTTGCACCAGGAGGGTTTAAAAGCGGAATTGGAGCTGAGAAGCAAAGAACTTACCAGCATTACCCTGCATATGATTAAAAAGAACGAGGTGCTTGAAGAGCTCAAAAGTAAACTCGCTTCCATTGTCAAGGATGACAAACGCGACCAGCGAAAGGAATTGAAGCAGCTCCTGGAACAAATCGATATAAACAGCAATCAGGATAAAAACTGGGAGGATTTCCGGGTCGTTTTTGAGTATGTGCATAAAGACTTTTTTGAAAAACTAATGAAGCATTCAGGCTTGCTTACCACAACGGACCTTCGTTTCCTTGCGCTCCTTAAAATGAACCTGAACTCCGCCGACATAGCTACAATGCTCGCTGTTTCCCAGACCAGTTTGCGCACGACCAGGTATCGCTTACGCAAAAAGCTTCAACTACCTGAGGAGGCCAGCCTTCAAAATTTCATTCATAATCTCTGA
- a CDS encoding RagB/SusD family nutrient uptake outer membrane protein, translated as MKNIKFYKILPIAVLLLGFLGCTDLEEDILDESLTGTGQAEIVSGSIAPVYGLLRQGVWLHTANFGLQEVASDEGILPYRGGTDWYDGGKFIAIHQHLMTPSNSLVGDTWTNITLTLSRAVIASERLKLEAEKGNTGAQAAYHEMVAMKAYLNMMALDNWGIVFKKELSSERSEILRKQEALDYIESELLSVVDVISKDKEPGRLNQNAVRALLARLYLNAAVYRDPYGTPNFSKGDMDKVIQYTSDIISGPYSLSSEYFDLFSDNNHVNPELIFALDQRGVLETEHQRWAYWSISGDQIPRPEFPSTRGTDAVAATPEFYQTWVDAYGKVDPADADARFFKKNTIVPEELKDLTGVTPLNDAEHYYCVEPTKFEMDRGIIRGRIWGPRKDGGGNILTCGDGKVRIYPVINRRTSGANLTYVDHTLKVDFTAPGSLHNTGYRFSKYQFSHTATNCCSYSSVDLVLIRLGEIYLMRAEAKLRNGDNAGALADVNTLRTSRKARPDQTPDALKSINLDILFRESGFELYWEAFRRNYQIRFGKYEGSWTGKTDTDVNKRLFPIPQRAVDGASSEEGFLVQNQGY; from the coding sequence ATGAAAAATATAAAATTTTACAAAATCCTACCGATTGCTGTCCTTTTACTGGGATTTCTTGGGTGTACCGATTTGGAGGAAGATATTCTTGATGAATCTCTGACAGGAACCGGCCAGGCAGAAATTGTAAGTGGTTCGATAGCACCGGTATATGGACTTCTCCGACAAGGTGTATGGTTGCATACGGCCAATTTTGGACTGCAGGAAGTTGCTTCTGATGAAGGAATCCTTCCTTATCGCGGTGGAACAGACTGGTATGATGGAGGTAAGTTCATTGCAATCCATCAGCATTTGATGACCCCAAGTAATAGTTTGGTGGGGGACACCTGGACCAATATTACTTTAACTTTATCCAGAGCCGTAATCGCTTCGGAAAGATTAAAACTGGAAGCGGAAAAAGGTAATACAGGCGCACAAGCAGCTTATCACGAAATGGTAGCCATGAAGGCCTACCTTAATATGATGGCCCTTGATAACTGGGGTATTGTTTTCAAAAAAGAGCTTTCCAGTGAAAGATCTGAAATTTTGAGGAAACAAGAAGCGCTTGATTATATCGAAAGCGAGCTTTTGTCGGTTGTTGACGTAATTAGTAAAGATAAAGAGCCGGGCAGGTTAAACCAAAATGCCGTGAGGGCTTTGCTGGCACGTTTGTATCTGAATGCCGCCGTTTATCGCGATCCTTATGGTACACCTAATTTTAGCAAAGGGGACATGGATAAGGTTATACAATATACGAGCGATATAATCTCTGGACCTTATTCATTAAGTTCTGAATATTTTGACTTATTCAGTGATAATAATCATGTCAATCCTGAACTCATATTTGCACTTGACCAAAGAGGAGTACTTGAAACTGAACACCAGCGCTGGGCCTACTGGTCTATATCCGGTGACCAGATCCCAAGACCTGAATTTCCAAGTACACGGGGAACCGACGCGGTAGCTGCTACGCCTGAATTTTATCAGACTTGGGTAGATGCCTACGGCAAGGTTGATCCTGCCGACGCCGATGCACGTTTCTTCAAAAAGAATACAATTGTGCCTGAAGAACTTAAAGATCTTACCGGGGTAACTCCGTTGAATGATGCTGAACATTACTATTGTGTGGAGCCAACGAAGTTTGAAATGGACAGGGGTATAATACGCGGTAGAATATGGGGCCCGAGAAAAGATGGAGGAGGTAATATCTTGACTTGCGGTGATGGAAAAGTAAGGATATATCCCGTTATCAATAGAAGAACCAGCGGTGCAAACCTCACTTATGTTGACCATACACTCAAAGTTGATTTTACCGCTCCGGGGAGTTTACACAATACAGGTTACCGCTTTTCAAAGTACCAGTTTAGCCATACCGCTACCAATTGCTGCAGTTATAGTAGTGTTGACCTGGTTTTGATCCGTCTGGGAGAGATTTACTTAATGCGTGCCGAGGCCAAGTTGAGAAATGGTGACAATGCCGGGGCTTTGGCCGATGTCAATACTTTGAGAACTTCCAGAAAAGCACGACCTGATCAGACTCCTGATGCCTTGAAAAGTATTAACCTTGATATATTGTTCCGCGAGTCGGGTTTTGAGCTTTACTGGGAAGCATTTAGAAGGAATTATCAAATACGGTTTGGCAAATACGAAGGCAGCTGGACAGGCAAGACCGATACCGATGTTAACAAAAGATTGTTCCCGATTCCTCAGCGTGCAGTGGATGGCGCTTCCAGCGAAGAAGGGTTTTTAGTGCAGAATCAAGGATATTAA
- a CDS encoding phosphatidylinositol-specific phospholipase C1-like protein, whose amino-acid sequence MKTIVSLMLALALPVLKSEDADNLPINKIQVIGSHNSYKEAIDPALFKVFQKKDSVSSSKIDYEHIAITEQLNMGLRNLEIDIYPDEKGGRYAQPKGLELAPGQKAYDPEGKMKQPGFKILHVPDLDFRSHYFTLNECLEDLKKWSEAHPDHTPVFITLEAKGRVPKAGEAAANESFTEKHFDELDNVLFEKLGKNHIITPDDVRGKYETLESAVLAGNWPLLKNAKGKFLFLLDDKAAKRDMYMAGHPSLKGRAMFACADPGTPEAAMTIRNNPKDPQIKELVKKGYIIRTRADSDTREARINDKSSFEAACNSGAQIITTDYYLKSTHFKSDYSVSFDGKKYFRVNPLFTASDQGGSK is encoded by the coding sequence ATGAAAACAATTGTAAGTTTAATGCTAGCCCTGGCGCTTCCTGTTTTGAAGTCCGAAGACGCCGACAACCTGCCGATCAACAAAATTCAGGTGATCGGTTCTCACAATAGTTACAAAGAGGCGATCGACCCCGCATTGTTTAAAGTTTTTCAAAAAAAGGATTCCGTTTCATCCAGTAAGATCGACTACGAACATATTGCCATCACCGAGCAGCTCAATATGGGTCTCCGCAATTTGGAAATCGATATTTATCCCGACGAAAAAGGCGGCAGGTATGCGCAGCCCAAAGGACTTGAACTGGCGCCTGGCCAAAAAGCATACGATCCCGAAGGCAAAATGAAACAGCCGGGTTTTAAAATTTTGCACGTGCCCGACCTGGATTTCCGCAGCCATTATTTTACATTAAACGAATGTCTGGAAGATCTGAAAAAATGGTCAGAGGCGCATCCGGACCATACCCCGGTCTTCATCACGCTGGAAGCCAAAGGTCGCGTTCCCAAGGCTGGGGAAGCCGCAGCAAATGAAAGTTTTACAGAAAAGCATTTCGACGAACTTGATAATGTACTTTTTGAAAAGCTGGGTAAAAATCACATCATTACACCTGATGATGTTCGGGGGAAATATGAAACTTTGGAAAGCGCAGTACTGGCGGGCAACTGGCCGCTGCTGAAAAATGCAAAAGGCAAATTTCTGTTCTTATTGGACGATAAGGCTGCGAAAAGAGATATGTACATGGCAGGGCACCCTTCTTTGAAAGGCCGTGCGATGTTTGCCTGCGCGGACCCCGGCACCCCTGAGGCTGCGATGACGATCCGCAATAATCCAAAAGACCCTCAGATCAAAGAACTTGTTAAAAAAGGGTATATCATCCGTACCCGCGCCGACTCCGACACGCGGGAAGCCAGGATCAACGACAAAAGCAGTTTTGAGGCTGCCTGCAACTCGGGAGCGCAGATCATCACCACCGACTATTACCTTAAAAGCACCCACTTCAAATCCGACTATTCGGTGAGTTTTGACGGGAAGAAATATTTCAGGGTGAATCCGTTGTTTACAGCATCAGATCAGGGCGGTAGCAAATAA
- a CDS encoding purple acid phosphatase family protein, with protein sequence MKKVKLLLLTLLLPILAIAQETQPVKKPVAKKKGPLMGIQADLLRGPYLQMATPTSMTVRWRTNVYDRSRVKYGLSSDSLNMRTDDSSLVNEHIITLKDLKPSTKYFYTVGNLADTTLQGDEENYFYTFPETGSEQLVRIAGFGDCGNNSINQRSVRDQVVNYLGDKYLNAWILMGDNAYSDGTDAEFQAKFFNLYKDNLLKKYPLYPVPGNHDYHDFNSSPANDQNKIAYYQNFSLPTQGEAGGVASNTESYYSYDIANIHFLALDSYGPDKKGTHIYDQMGEQVEWVKKDLAANQNKQWVVAYWHHPPYTMGSHDSDKESLLVKIRENFIKTLEDGGVDLILCGHSHVYERTKLIKGYYGKEADYDAKKYEISSSTALYDGSKNSAPYLKSKTKTDGTVYVVSGSAGALGGHKETWPHNAMYYSNNEVGGAVMLEVEGNRLDLKWICSDGKIGDHFTMMKDVKKDEEKTLKQDKKLTK encoded by the coding sequence ATGAAAAAAGTTAAACTTTTATTGCTCACATTACTTCTCCCCATTCTGGCTATTGCGCAGGAAACGCAGCCCGTAAAAAAACCTGTTGCCAAGAAAAAAGGTCCATTAATGGGAATTCAGGCCGATTTATTGCGCGGCCCGTATCTGCAAATGGCCACACCCACCAGCATGACCGTTCGTTGGAGAACCAATGTGTACGACCGCAGCCGCGTGAAATACGGCTTGTCAAGCGATAGTCTAAATATGCGTACAGACGATTCCTCGTTGGTAAACGAGCACATTATAACCTTGAAAGACCTCAAACCTTCCACAAAGTATTTTTATACAGTGGGTAACCTGGCGGACACGACGTTGCAAGGTGACGAGGAAAACTACTTTTATACATTCCCTGAGACAGGCAGTGAGCAATTGGTGCGCATAGCCGGATTTGGCGACTGCGGAAATAATTCGATCAACCAGCGATCTGTGAGGGATCAGGTTGTGAATTATTTAGGTGATAAATATTTGAATGCCTGGATTTTAATGGGGGATAATGCCTACTCCGATGGAACCGACGCAGAATTTCAAGCCAAGTTCTTTAATCTTTACAAAGACAATTTGCTGAAAAAATATCCATTGTATCCGGTGCCGGGAAACCACGATTACCACGATTTTAACTCGTCTCCGGCTAACGATCAGAACAAGATCGCCTACTATCAGAACTTCTCACTTCCGACGCAGGGAGAGGCCGGGGGAGTTGCTTCCAACACGGAATCTTATTATTCGTACGACATTGCGAACATTCACTTCCTGGCTCTGGATTCTTATGGTCCTGATAAAAAAGGAACGCACATTTATGACCAAATGGGTGAGCAGGTGGAATGGGTGAAAAAGGATCTGGCAGCGAATCAAAACAAACAATGGGTTGTGGCTTACTGGCACCATCCTCCCTACACCATGGGCTCACACGATTCGGATAAGGAATCTTTGTTGGTGAAAATCAGGGAAAATTTTATCAAAACCCTTGAAGACGGCGGCGTAGACCTGATCCTTTGCGGACACAGCCACGTTTACGAACGCACCAAGCTGATCAAAGGCTACTACGGAAAAGAAGCGGATTATGATGCTAAAAAGTATGAAATCAGTTCGTCAACTGCATTGTATGATGGCAGCAAAAATTCAGCGCCGTATTTGAAAAGCAAAACCAAAACCGATGGTACTGTATATGTTGTCAGTGGTTCGGCGGGCGCACTGGGCGGACATAAAGAAACCTGGCCGCACAATGCCATGTATTATTCAAACAATGAAGTGGGCGGAGCGGTGATGCTCGAAGTGGAAGGAAACAGGCTCGATCTGAAATGGATTTGCTCGGATGGAAAGATCGGCGATCACTTTACGATGATGAAGGATGTCAAAAAAGACGAAGAAAAAACCTTGAAGCAGGATAAAAAGCTGACGAAATAG
- a CDS encoding TonB-dependent receptor has translation MKRILLLLLLFAVPYISFSQSLITGRIIDDNNLSLPGATVKIEELSRGTVSDQNGNYTLIDVPTGVYNLTVTYIGYGVSRQSVTVGSQNVKTNFKLNLADNDLQAVVVTGNRSATLKALNQQKNSDRIVNVISADQVGRFPDPNIGDALKRVPGIYVQLDQGEASLVSIRGTDPSKSTININGSSIAGTGENRAVGISAIPADMVQSVEVTKAITPDMDGDAIGGVVNLVTRKAPFARLLSITAGTGYSDIVQKPAYNANVVFGDRFLKDKKLGVMASVSYYQQFLGSDDHQTTWEDVKWVDQQTYFMPRFLNMVQNNLERIRQSYTVGIDYKLNAKNTLTFTGIYNKYNDWRKISTLKVDDIGAGYPKNWQRAAGWEGNRKITDANNDYIDDVAGVPYLNMNNDPKHPVYQPELERHIEGGLNNRNGSQIIQKIINFGLEGEHILGKVKVNWKGSYLKNVTDRPDVIELELESENEKSVQMDYTDSRFIKANNGFEVENILENLKDKPSYRADSADTWYMDNFTGTDKRANTQQYLAQIDISVPLVEGKFSNILKFGGKYRGLTLKNETTRRVRWTPQIDPALRAQYDAEVAAGKNPKVADYVGWAPFWSGFANNSTNISKTLNIESDYNVGNAGSSEWISNLNKSYYGDTEDFMLNRVYQDVLGNNYYGDEAITAGYIMSTQNFGDKLSLILGGRLEHSSVKYEGYNYNVRADFIPARQSTKSEFLNFMPAFLARYAPTKNQVYRFAYTSTISRPNYKDISPYVSVNVRDKVINQGNPDIKPTLSNNFDLLGEVYTGNTGLISAGVYFKNITNYRILSRDLVPFSEVIDIAESPESLLEQGANPATVASYKTDYDKLKASNGNLERTRPGNGGTANILGMEFSFQQGLSFLPRPLNNLTLYSNYTHNFIFVKKGEPKLPGTAKDILNLSLAYEVKKFNVRLSYNNTSDFVTILGTDSKGDVYYDKAHYLDASVNYFFTPKLSLYVTANNLLNQDQRRYQYKPEYTYSSLYTGATATIGLKFNVY, from the coding sequence ATGAAAAGAATCTTACTACTCCTTTTATTATTTGCGGTCCCGTACATCAGCTTCTCGCAAAGCCTGATCACCGGACGGATCATTGACGACAACAATCTGAGCTTACCCGGTGCCACCGTCAAAATCGAGGAATTATCACGGGGAACGGTTTCAGACCAAAACGGAAACTATACATTGATCGATGTTCCCACCGGTGTTTACAATCTGACAGTTACGTATATAGGATATGGTGTTTCAAGGCAATCTGTAACTGTTGGTAGCCAAAACGTAAAGACCAACTTCAAATTGAACCTTGCGGACAATGACTTGCAAGCTGTTGTTGTCACCGGTAACCGGAGCGCAACTTTGAAAGCATTGAACCAGCAAAAGAATTCCGACCGGATCGTGAATGTAATTTCTGCTGACCAGGTTGGCCGTTTTCCGGACCCGAACATAGGTGACGCGCTGAAACGCGTTCCGGGAATTTACGTTCAGCTGGATCAGGGCGAAGCTTCGCTGGTGAGTATCAGGGGAACAGATCCTTCTAAAAGTACCATCAACATTAACGGATCGAGCATTGCGGGAACGGGTGAAAACCGTGCTGTAGGAATCAGCGCTATTCCAGCGGATATGGTTCAGTCTGTTGAAGTTACCAAAGCTATTACGCCGGATATGGACGGCGATGCGATTGGCGGTGTGGTCAATTTGGTCACCAGAAAAGCGCCTTTTGCTAGGTTATTATCGATCACGGCGGGAACCGGTTACAGTGATATCGTGCAAAAACCTGCTTACAATGCCAATGTGGTTTTTGGAGACCGGTTTTTGAAAGACAAAAAATTGGGTGTGATGGCCTCGGTGTCTTACTATCAGCAGTTTTTAGGTTCAGACGACCATCAAACTACGTGGGAAGATGTGAAATGGGTGGATCAGCAAACTTACTTTATGCCGCGGTTTTTGAATATGGTCCAAAACAATCTGGAACGGATCAGACAGAGTTATACGGTTGGGATCGACTATAAGCTTAATGCGAAAAACACATTGACCTTCACCGGAATTTATAACAAATACAACGACTGGCGTAAAATATCAACTTTGAAAGTGGATGACATTGGCGCCGGATATCCGAAAAACTGGCAGCGAGCTGCGGGCTGGGAGGGTAACAGAAAAATCACTGATGCGAACAACGATTACATTGATGACGTTGCCGGCGTGCCTTATCTCAATATGAATAATGACCCGAAGCATCCGGTGTACCAGCCAGAACTGGAACGCCACATTGAAGGTGGTTTGAACAACCGGAACGGAAGTCAGATTATTCAGAAGATCATCAATTTCGGATTGGAAGGCGAGCATATTTTGGGAAAAGTGAAGGTGAACTGGAAAGGCTCTTACCTGAAAAATGTGACCGATCGTCCCGATGTGATTGAATTGGAATTGGAAAGCGAGAATGAAAAAAGCGTGCAGATGGATTATACGGATTCGAGGTTTATCAAAGCAAATAATGGATTTGAAGTTGAAAACATTCTTGAAAACCTCAAAGACAAGCCATCATACCGGGCTGATTCAGCGGACACCTGGTACATGGACAATTTCACCGGAACCGACAAGCGGGCCAATACCCAGCAATATCTTGCGCAAATTGACATCTCTGTTCCATTGGTTGAAGGCAAATTCAGTAACATTCTCAAATTCGGTGGAAAATATCGCGGCCTGACCCTGAAAAATGAAACCACAAGAAGAGTAAGATGGACGCCGCAGATTGATCCTGCATTGCGCGCTCAATATGACGCCGAGGTGGCGGCTGGCAAAAATCCAAAAGTGGCTGATTATGTAGGCTGGGCACCATTCTGGTCTGGCTTTGCTAACAATTCGACCAACATTAGTAAAACCCTGAACATTGAATCTGACTACAATGTAGGCAATGCAGGCTCATCCGAGTGGATCTCGAATTTGAACAAAAGCTATTACGGAGATACGGAAGACTTCATGCTGAACAGGGTTTATCAGGACGTTTTGGGGAACAATTATTATGGTGACGAGGCCATTACGGCGGGCTATATCATGTCTACCCAGAATTTCGGAGACAAACTTTCGCTTATTCTGGGCGGTCGTTTGGAGCATAGCTCGGTGAAATATGAGGGTTATAACTACAATGTTAGAGCCGATTTTATTCCAGCCAGGCAGTCTACCAAATCGGAGTTTTTGAACTTCATGCCTGCATTCCTTGCGAGATATGCGCCGACTAAAAACCAGGTTTACAGGTTTGCCTACACCAGCACCATATCGCGTCCCAATTACAAAGACATTTCTCCTTATGTGAGTGTAAATGTTCGGGATAAAGTGATCAACCAGGGTAACCCGGACATTAAGCCGACGCTTTCTAATAACTTTGATCTTTTAGGAGAGGTGTACACCGGTAATACCGGACTTATTTCAGCAGGTGTTTATTTCAAAAACATTACCAATTACCGGATTTTATCCAGAGACCTGGTTCCGTTTAGTGAAGTAATTGACATTGCAGAATCGCCCGAATCGCTCCTGGAACAAGGTGCTAACCCAGCGACAGTTGCGTCTTACAAAACGGATTACGACAAGCTGAAAGCGAGCAATGGAAATCTGGAACGGACGCGTCCGGGGAATGGCGGAACTGCGAACATTCTTGGTATGGAGTTCTCGTTTCAACAAGGTCTGTCGTTCTTGCCAAGGCCGCTTAATAACCTGACTTTGTACTCCAATTACACCCACAATTTCATTTTTGTGAAAAAAGGAGAGCCAAAGTTGCCGGGAACGGCGAAGGATATCCTGAACCTGTCGCTGGCTTATGAGGTAAAGAAATTCAATGTGCGGCTTTCATATAACAACACTTCCGACTTCGTCACCATTCTGGGAACCGATAGCAAAGGAGATGTATATTATGATAAAGCACATTACCTGGATGCCAGTGTAAACTACTTCTTTACACCAAAATTGTCGCTTTACGTAACAGCAAACAACCTCTTAAACCAGGATCAGCGTCGCTATCAGTACAAGCCCGAGTACACGTATTCATCGCTTTACACAGGTGCCACGGCTACGATTGGTTTGAAGTTTAATGTTTATTGA